A single Filimonas effusa DNA region contains:
- a CDS encoding glycosyltransferase family 2 protein yields the protein MSLSVIIINYRSAGLIIDCLESARQFDNMEAWQWIIVDNASGDDSRQKITTRFPRVQWIDMGYNAGFARANNAGIRAATGDTVLLLNPDTLIRDHAIEKCYQALTASGYVACGVQLLNVDGSPQISGNFAMKGGLNYLLPLPFLGECFRQIAFGVKLKKPSIQQATDIAEVDWVNGAFLMVKRTAIDKAGLLDEDFFLYSEEAEWCSRLRKTGKLCIYGNLNVIHLQGSTANETFGSQDHGYYNLYDRKGRQIMISNFVRIRKEFGLGWLFFMLAMYLADIPVFGIGACIQAIAGRKNRYTFKQFRGFVNNMLFILGKTGTIVRNKPYFYKVL from the coding sequence GTGAGTTTAAGCGTTATTATTATTAATTACCGTTCGGCCGGTCTTATTATAGATTGCCTTGAATCTGCCAGACAATTCGATAATATGGAAGCCTGGCAATGGATAATCGTCGATAATGCATCGGGAGACGATAGCAGGCAGAAAATAACCACGCGTTTTCCCCGGGTACAATGGATCGATATGGGATATAATGCCGGGTTTGCCCGCGCCAATAACGCAGGCATTCGCGCAGCCACGGGCGATACGGTCTTGCTGCTGAATCCCGATACGCTGATCAGGGACCACGCCATAGAAAAATGTTACCAGGCATTAACGGCATCCGGCTATGTAGCCTGTGGCGTTCAGCTCCTGAATGTCGATGGCTCCCCGCAGATCTCCGGTAATTTTGCCATGAAAGGCGGCTTGAACTACCTGTTGCCATTGCCCTTCCTCGGCGAATGCTTCAGGCAGATCGCTTTTGGTGTGAAACTGAAAAAGCCCAGCATTCAGCAGGCAACGGACATCGCAGAGGTCGACTGGGTGAATGGCGCTTTCCTGATGGTGAAACGAACAGCTATCGACAAGGCCGGATTGCTCGACGAAGATTTTTTCCTCTATTCCGAAGAGGCAGAATGGTGCAGCCGCCTGCGAAAAACAGGCAAACTTTGTATCTATGGCAACCTGAACGTCATCCACCTCCAGGGTAGCACCGCCAACGAAACATTTGGCTCCCAGGATCACGGGTACTATAACCTGTACGACCGCAAAGGACGCCAGATCATGATCTCCAATTTTGTACGTATCAGGAAAGAATTTGGCCTGGGATGGCTGTTTTTCATGCTCGCAATGTACCTCGCCGATATCCCCGTCTTTGGCATCGGCGCCTGTATACAGGCAATAGCAGGCCGGAAAAACCGCTATACCTTC
- a CDS encoding class I SAM-dependent methyltransferase yields METLSPVTKSNHTSVVLEIPSGTIIGQYQQLGIDVTRFLKDVPTVRLLRCNDTGYRFYHPFSIFGDGAFYDDLQTNLNGYYVEGRKEHLKALDIIKSSDKVLEVGSGSGYFLGLLKAKQVDCRGLEFNPQALADAAAKGLTVYNETLEHHALSHEGEYDVVCSFQVLEHITDIKSYFDSAIRALKPGGKLLIGVPNNNPYIFRQDIYHTLNLPPHHAGLWNKATFEKIPSFFPVTTSEIYVEPLQETKEWYRVQIDHYRRQNKTGIARLLQLIPRPVYKLFLKAFSSFIEGRNVVAVFIKK; encoded by the coding sequence TTGGAAACTTTAAGTCCCGTAACGAAGAGCAACCACACTTCTGTTGTACTTGAAATACCGTCCGGCACCATCATCGGTCAATATCAGCAACTGGGGATAGATGTAACCCGGTTCCTGAAAGATGTTCCTACAGTGCGGTTGCTTCGTTGTAATGATACCGGTTACCGGTTTTATCATCCGTTCTCTATTTTTGGCGACGGGGCTTTTTATGACGATCTGCAAACCAATCTCAACGGGTATTATGTAGAAGGAAGAAAAGAGCATCTCAAGGCGCTGGATATCATCAAATCATCAGATAAAGTACTGGAAGTGGGCAGTGGTTCGGGTTATTTTCTGGGTTTATTAAAAGCCAAACAGGTTGACTGCCGGGGTCTGGAATTCAACCCGCAGGCGCTGGCAGATGCTGCCGCCAAAGGTTTGACGGTATATAATGAAACACTGGAACATCATGCCCTTTCGCACGAGGGGGAGTATGATGTTGTTTGTTCTTTCCAGGTGCTGGAACATATCACCGATATAAAATCCTATTTCGACAGTGCTATCAGGGCATTAAAACCGGGTGGCAAGCTGCTGATCGGAGTTCCCAATAACAATCCTTATATTTTCCGGCAGGATATATATCACACTTTAAATCTTCCGCCGCATCATGCGGGATTGTGGAACAAGGCCACTTTTGAGAAGATCCCTTCTTTTTTCCCGGTCACCACATCGGAAATTTATGTAGAGCCGCTGCAGGAGACCAAAGAATGGTACCGGGTACAGATAGATCATTACCGCCGGCAAAACAAAACCGGTATTGCCCGGCTGCTGCAGTTGATACCGAGGCCTGTATACAAACTGTTTTTGAAGGCATTCTCTTCTTTTATCGAGGGACGTAATGTTGTGGCAGTGTTCATTAAAAAATAA
- a CDS encoding class I SAM-dependent methyltransferase has protein sequence MNTASVPYQFNPSITQPAYLTRNRLLRSVAELAPSLQGKVLDFGCGAKPYQSLFTQAAQYIGVDYQNEGHSHENEHIDFFYDGKTLPFANGEYDAIFSSEVFEHVFNLDGIMKELNRVLKPGGSLLLTCPFAICEHEVPNDFARYSSFAIRHILEKNGFTVTRQFKTANAVETVFQLWINYIHQYITPFVAKIPVVRSVFRVTTYGILNLTAIALGALLPRGESLYLNNVVLAQKNGAAI, from the coding sequence ATGAATACCGCATCTGTTCCATACCAGTTTAATCCTTCCATTACACAACCGGCTTATTTAACGCGGAACCGTCTGTTACGTTCTGTTGCAGAGCTGGCGCCATCGTTACAAGGGAAGGTGTTGGATTTCGGTTGCGGCGCCAAACCTTATCAATCACTTTTTACGCAAGCAGCTCAATATATTGGTGTAGACTACCAGAATGAAGGCCATTCGCATGAAAATGAGCATATAGACTTTTTTTATGATGGTAAAACATTGCCTTTTGCGAACGGGGAGTATGATGCCATTTTCAGCAGTGAGGTATTCGAGCATGTTTTTAACCTGGACGGTATTATGAAGGAGCTGAACCGGGTGTTGAAACCTGGCGGCAGTTTGCTGCTCACCTGTCCTTTTGCGATCTGCGAGCATGAAGTACCGAACGATTTCGCGCGCTATTCGTCTTTTGCGATCAGGCATATACTGGAGAAAAACGGGTTTACCGTTACCCGGCAGTTTAAAACGGCCAATGCGGTAGAAACCGTGTTCCAGTTATGGATCAACTATATTCACCAGTATATTACGCCTTTTGTTGCAAAAATACCGGTGGTGCGCAGTGTATTCCGCGTTACAACCTACGGTATCCTTAATTTGACAGCCATAGCGCTGGGTGCGCTCCTTCCCAGGGGTGAGAGTCTTTACCTGAACAACGTAGTGCTTGCTCAAAAAAACGGGGCTGCCATATGA
- a CDS encoding glycosyltransferase, producing the protein MTIAVISMIRTPWGGSEELWYEMAKAALAKGIKLVHLSYETKTVHPKIKELQQLGMKEIVRPGYVNAQASPIVRFLQIGVNFIRKKLTNPYAAVFRYQPAIILYNGTCYSIENEQELLRHIRPEHRFFIIGHLNSEGNETLPAPALERVRRAYALCRKVFFVSKRNLQVAEQQLGVTLTNSAIIRNPVNLPDLSVIPYPSLPVTHFATIGNLSVIHKGQDLLLRALAAPVWRNRNWVLNIYGTGIDAGMLAGLASDLGIADKVVLRGHTNDIRKVWQNNHLLLLPSRLEGMPLVVVEAMLCGRTCVATDVGGISEWVEDGVTGFIAPKAATADFEQALERAWQQRQHWPAMGIAARNQALRLYDPHAGATLLDLLITTTDDR; encoded by the coding sequence ATGACCATTGCCGTAATTTCGATGATCAGGACGCCCTGGGGCGGCAGTGAGGAGCTTTGGTATGAGATGGCGAAGGCGGCACTGGCTAAAGGTATAAAGCTGGTGCATCTGTCGTATGAAACCAAAACGGTTCACCCCAAGATAAAGGAGTTACAGCAACTGGGCATGAAAGAGATTGTTCGTCCCGGGTATGTGAATGCCCAGGCGTCGCCAATCGTGCGGTTCCTGCAAATAGGGGTTAACTTCATCAGGAAAAAACTTACCAACCCCTACGCTGCTGTTTTCCGATATCAGCCGGCTATTATTTTATATAACGGCACGTGTTATTCCATAGAAAATGAGCAGGAGCTGCTCCGGCATATACGCCCGGAGCATCGTTTTTTTATCATAGGCCACCTGAATTCGGAAGGCAATGAAACGCTGCCTGCGCCTGCCCTGGAGCGGGTACGGCGGGCATATGCGTTGTGCAGGAAAGTATTTTTTGTATCGAAGCGTAACCTGCAGGTGGCCGAGCAGCAACTGGGCGTTACCTTAACGAACAGTGCTATTATACGCAACCCGGTAAACCTACCGGACCTGTCCGTTATCCCCTATCCCTCCTTACCTGTCACTCATTTTGCGACGATCGGCAACTTATCGGTGATTCATAAGGGGCAGGACCTGCTGCTCCGGGCATTGGCTGCGCCTGTGTGGCGCAACCGGAACTGGGTACTTAATATATATGGCACCGGTATAGATGCCGGCATGCTTGCCGGGCTGGCCTCGGATCTGGGCATTGCCGACAAGGTGGTGCTAAGGGGGCATACGAACGATATAAGGAAGGTATGGCAAAACAATCATTTATTGCTCCTACCTTCGCGCCTGGAAGGCATGCCGCTGGTAGTGGTGGAGGCTATGTTATGCGGCCGTACGTGTGTAGCAACAGATGTGGGCGGTATTTCGGAATGGGTGGAAGACGGGGTAACGGGTTTTATAGCCCCCAAAGCGGCAACAGCAGATTTTGAACAGGCCCTGGAACGTGCCTGGCAACAGCGGCAACACTGGCCGGCTATGGGTATAGCAGCCCGGAACCAGGCATTACGCCTCTACGACCCGCATGCGGGGGCAACCTTATTGGATCTTCTTATTACAACAACAGATGACAGATAA
- the wecB gene encoding non-hydrolyzing UDP-N-acetylglucosamine 2-epimerase, translated as MTDKINILFVIGTRPEAIKMAPVIRACRQQQRFEVKVCLTGQHKEMLAQVVDFFDIPFDFSLSLMKPNQSLFDVTADGLKMLEGVLKDYTPDWILVQGDTTTAFIGALAAFYKKIKVGHIEAGLRSGQLYSPFPEEANRKMISAICHTHFAPTLKAQQNLENEGITEQVYLVGNTVIDALLWAVDRVKDDEKIKLDFQYLNLEQKIILITGHRRESFGKPFEDICDAIATLAGRYPDVQFVYPVHLNPNIREVVFARLKGYSNIFLVEPLDYPHLVWLLHRSYIVITDSGGIQEEAPSLGKPVLVLREVTERTEGIDAGSAILVGTSKEKIIGETELLLNDTAVYNRMAGIANPYGDGNSAQKITALLLNYK; from the coding sequence ATGACAGATAAAATAAACATACTCTTTGTGATTGGTACGCGTCCTGAAGCCATAAAAATGGCCCCGGTGATCCGTGCCTGCCGCCAGCAACAGCGATTCGAGGTAAAAGTATGTCTGACAGGCCAGCATAAAGAAATGCTGGCACAGGTAGTTGATTTTTTCGATATACCATTTGACTTTAGTTTGTCTTTAATGAAACCCAACCAGTCGCTGTTTGACGTTACCGCCGATGGTTTAAAGATGCTGGAGGGAGTTCTGAAAGACTATACTCCGGACTGGATACTGGTGCAGGGAGATACCACCACTGCCTTTATAGGGGCGTTAGCCGCTTTTTATAAAAAAATAAAAGTAGGGCATATAGAGGCTGGTTTGCGCAGCGGCCAACTCTACTCTCCTTTTCCTGAAGAGGCTAACCGTAAAATGATCAGCGCCATTTGCCATACACATTTTGCCCCTACGCTTAAGGCGCAGCAGAACCTGGAGAACGAAGGCATTACGGAGCAGGTATATTTAGTAGGCAACACGGTAATAGATGCGCTTTTATGGGCGGTAGACCGTGTGAAGGATGACGAAAAAATAAAACTGGACTTTCAGTATCTGAACCTGGAGCAAAAGATCATACTGATCACCGGGCACCGGAGAGAAAGCTTTGGTAAACCTTTTGAAGATATTTGTGATGCCATTGCCACACTGGCGGGCAGGTATCCCGATGTACAGTTCGTATATCCTGTTCACCTGAACCCGAATATCAGGGAGGTTGTTTTTGCCCGTTTAAAGGGTTACAGCAATATTTTTTTGGTGGAGCCGCTGGATTACCCGCACCTGGTATGGCTGCTGCATCGATCTTATATAGTGATAACAGATTCCGGAGGCATCCAGGAAGAAGCGCCTTCACTTGGAAAGCCGGTGCTGGTGCTGCGGGAAGTAACGGAGCGGACAGAAGGTATAGACGCCGGTTCTGCGATATTGGTAGGTACTTCCAAAGAAAAGATCATTGGGGAAACCGAGCTACTATTGAACGATACGGCAGTTTACAACAGGATGGCCGGCATCGCCAATCCTTACGGAGACGGCAACAGTGCGCAAAAGATCACAGCATTACTCCTGAACTACAAATAA
- a CDS encoding glycosyltransferase, whose translation MKVAFCIRQDYDTMIGGDSIQLLKTREHLEKSFPVTIDIVTRPEDLHTGYDLVHIFNLATRDTTLAFLNKANALQLKIALSTIFWNYTYQAGKDVAAAAGYNIPVSPWQATLINGFSKLSAAISGKPRMLAAPFRRLCRESIGSANILLPNSIEELGELARFTGLPFTELEKKTQVVVNAASFSANNEAAADGGVAADDLNSYNLPEKFLLQIGRIEYVKNQLNLVRALYRDTDIAIVFIGKVNDEKYYRKLKQLSEARGNVFFIDHVPHDRVNAFYKRALLHVLPSFRESPGLVSLEALANECKVVVSQDGFAPVRTYFFDKYATVIHPASLPSIRAGVLAEIRQQRDMAAISADIRAHFNWEKAAEQTFSAYRKICPGK comes from the coding sequence GTGAAAGTAGCCTTTTGCATCCGGCAGGATTATGATACAATGATCGGCGGAGATTCTATACAACTGCTGAAGACCAGGGAGCACCTTGAAAAGAGCTTCCCGGTTACCATCGATATCGTTACCCGGCCGGAAGACTTGCATACAGGCTACGATCTAGTGCATATTTTTAACCTGGCGACCCGCGATACAACGCTTGCTTTTTTAAATAAAGCCAATGCGTTGCAATTGAAGATCGCATTGTCGACCATCTTCTGGAACTATACTTACCAGGCTGGCAAAGACGTTGCTGCCGCTGCCGGTTACAATATACCGGTAAGCCCCTGGCAGGCTACGCTGATCAACGGATTCAGTAAATTGAGCGCCGCTATTTCCGGGAAACCGCGTATGCTGGCGGCACCATTCAGACGTCTTTGCAGGGAAAGTATCGGGTCGGCCAACATATTATTACCCAATTCTATCGAGGAGCTTGGTGAGCTGGCCAGGTTTACAGGTTTGCCGTTCACTGAGCTGGAAAAAAAGACGCAGGTAGTGGTGAATGCTGCCAGTTTCTCTGCCAATAATGAAGCTGCTGCAGATGGAGGAGTTGCTGCAGATGATTTAAACTCATATAACCTTCCGGAAAAGTTTCTATTACAGATCGGGCGTATAGAATATGTCAAAAACCAGTTGAACCTGGTAAGGGCGTTGTATCGCGATACCGACATTGCCATTGTATTCATCGGGAAGGTGAATGACGAAAAATACTACCGGAAATTAAAGCAGTTATCGGAAGCGCGGGGCAATGTATTTTTCATAGATCATGTACCGCACGACAGGGTAAATGCTTTTTATAAGAGAGCGCTGCTGCATGTGCTGCCTTCGTTCCGGGAATCGCCGGGACTGGTAAGCCTGGAGGCGCTGGCCAATGAATGTAAAGTGGTGGTATCGCAGGATGGTTTTGCCCCGGTGCGGACCTATTTTTTCGACAAGTATGCCACTGTTATACATCCTGCTTCACTGCCATCGATCCGTGCCGGCGTACTTGCGGAAATCAGGCAGCAACGGGATATGGCGGCCATCAGCGCCGATATCCGCGCTCATTTCAACTGGGAAAAAGCGGCGGAGCAAACCTTTTCGGCGTACCGGAAGATATGCCCGGGTAAATAG
- a CDS encoding lipopolysaccharide biosynthesis protein, whose translation MAEVRKKTILSTVIIYAGFAIGALNTYLFSKQNFFTVEEYGLTRVFLDMVAIMGTLSMLGAQPAIYKFFPFYNRNLKKTENDLLSGALLWGMLGFLIILLAGWLGEDIFIRKFSARSPLLIRYYYWLFPAALFMGLYSVTEAFAWHLEKIAFTNFLRETLFRFITTVLIAIKLTGLISFHTFMICFALQYAIVAGILLYYLVVVQGYKLVFRISRVTRKFFKKMGTLISYVYMGNIVHTIANFLGAILIANTNGLAEAGIYTFANYFVTILQAPQRSIISISIPLLANAWKDKDMATIDRIYKRSSINMLLSSIFIFFIIWLCMDTAVSVFHINPSFLKGKWVFLIMSIYWIIELGTGVNAQIIGTSNDWRFEFFSGVILLSLTIPTNYFLVKQLGMIGAAYSGLISITIYNLIRIGFIWYKYHMQPFTLHTLKLLVIAFAAYGITLLCISSLSGLSYLIVACVVFSVLYLLPVYFLKITPDIEPVLQTLKKRLGLKK comes from the coding sequence ATGGCAGAGGTACGCAAAAAAACCATTCTTTCTACAGTTATCATATATGCAGGCTTTGCTATAGGAGCGCTGAACACTTACCTGTTTTCGAAACAGAATTTCTTTACGGTGGAGGAGTATGGCCTTACCCGTGTTTTCCTGGACATGGTAGCTATTATGGGCACGCTCAGCATGTTGGGCGCCCAGCCAGCCATTTATAAGTTCTTCCCTTTTTATAACCGCAATCTTAAGAAGACGGAAAACGATCTTTTGTCGGGGGCATTGCTTTGGGGTATGCTGGGCTTTCTTATCATCTTATTGGCCGGCTGGCTGGGTGAAGACATATTCATCCGTAAGTTCTCTGCACGGTCGCCCTTGCTTATACGTTATTATTACTGGCTGTTTCCTGCCGCCCTGTTTATGGGATTATATAGCGTAACGGAGGCTTTTGCGTGGCATCTCGAAAAAATTGCATTCACTAATTTCCTGCGGGAAACACTCTTCCGTTTTATCACCACGGTACTCATTGCCATAAAGCTGACAGGGCTTATTTCGTTTCATACGTTTATGATCTGTTTTGCGTTGCAATATGCTATTGTTGCAGGCATTCTATTGTATTACCTGGTGGTGGTGCAGGGTTATAAACTGGTATTCAGGATCAGCCGGGTTACACGTAAGTTCTTTAAGAAGATGGGGACACTCATCTCCTATGTGTATATGGGAAATATAGTGCATACTATTGCAAATTTCCTGGGTGCCATCCTTATTGCCAATACCAACGGCCTTGCAGAGGCGGGTATTTATACGTTTGCCAATTATTTCGTAACCATTCTGCAGGCGCCGCAGAGAAGCATCATCTCAATTTCGATTCCTTTACTGGCCAATGCCTGGAAAGATAAAGACATGGCAACCATCGACCGGATCTACAAACGTTCTTCCATCAACATGCTGTTGTCGTCGATCTTTATCTTTTTTATCATATGGTTGTGTATGGATACGGCTGTAAGCGTATTTCATATCAACCCGTCTTTCCTGAAAGGGAAATGGGTGTTCCTTATCATGAGCATTTACTGGATCATTGAACTGGGGACAGGTGTGAACGCCCAGATCATCGGCACATCGAACGACTGGCGTTTTGAGTTTTTCAGCGGGGTTATCTTATTATCGCTTACCATTCCCACCAACTATTTTCTTGTAAAGCAATTAGGGATGATAGGCGCCGCCTATTCCGGTTTAATTTCCATCACCATTTATAACCTCATCCGCATCGGCTTTATATGGTACAAATACCATATGCAGCCGTTTACGCTTCATACGCTTAAGCTGCTTGTCATTGCCTTTGCAGCTTATGGCATCACTTTACTTTGCATTTCTTCGTTAAGCGGTCTCAGCTATCTTATTGTTGCGTGCGTTGTTTTTTCGGTTTTATACCTGCTACCGGTGTATTTCCTGAAGATCACGCCTGATATTGAGCCGGTATTACAAACGCTTAAGAAGCGGCTGGGCCTGAAGAAGTAG
- a CDS encoding sensor histidine kinase, whose amino-acid sequence MNKRYQRLLFYMFFAAALISAGFLAYLVYYEEVESFYIVALAWIVTVIVLLWFGNRYIYFLLDQKIPWIASRTSSRFFIQLVTSTVYTLCCINLTYYLFKVSTNGMPPDLTQMLVLNVYGLLFTIPVLSINFGIYFMMQWKKAQLQANELKEENLQAQLNSLRMQLDPHFLFNNLNMLASLIDKDRDEAQDFLDKFADVYRYVLQYKKEELVPLSTELKFIKAYCYLLKKRFGEGVVIEIADINDAVSERCIPPLALQMLMENAVKHNIISRDMPLQIRVYPEGDRWIVAENTYQPMPKQGMVKLESGLENIRRRYQYLSALQINVGCDNEIFKVALPLLEVDE is encoded by the coding sequence ATGAACAAGAGATACCAGCGGTTACTGTTCTATATGTTTTTTGCGGCTGCACTTATCAGCGCCGGTTTCCTTGCCTACCTGGTGTATTACGAGGAGGTGGAAAGCTTTTATATAGTAGCGCTGGCCTGGATCGTTACAGTGATCGTGCTGTTATGGTTTGGCAACAGGTACATTTATTTCCTGCTCGACCAGAAGATACCGTGGATAGCGTCGCGAACCAGCAGCCGGTTCTTTATTCAACTGGTGACCAGTACGGTATATACGCTTTGCTGTATCAATCTTACCTATTACCTGTTTAAAGTAAGTACCAATGGGATGCCGCCGGACCTCACGCAGATGCTGGTGTTGAATGTTTACGGCCTGCTTTTTACGATACCGGTATTGTCTATCAATTTTGGCATCTATTTCATGATGCAATGGAAAAAAGCGCAGTTGCAGGCAAATGAGCTTAAGGAGGAGAACCTGCAGGCGCAACTGAATTCATTGCGGATGCAGCTGGACCCTCATTTTCTGTTCAACAATCTTAACATGCTTGCCAGTCTTATCGATAAGGACCGGGATGAGGCGCAGGATTTCCTTGACAAGTTTGCCGATGTATACCGTTATGTATTGCAATACAAGAAAGAGGAGCTGGTCCCTCTTTCTACAGAGTTAAAGTTTATAAAAGCCTATTGTTACCTCCTGAAGAAACGTTTTGGAGAAGGTGTTGTTATTGAAATAGCCGATATTAATGATGCTGTCAGCGAGCGCTGTATTCCGCCGCTGGCGCTGCAAATGCTGATGGAGAATGCTGTGAAGCATAATATAATTTCGCGGGATATGCCTTTACAGATCAGGGTTTACCCGGAAGGGGACCGATGGATAGTTGCAGAGAACACCTACCAGCCTATGCCGAAACAAGGGATGGTAAAACTTGAAAGCGGGCTGGAGAATATCCGGAGGCGTTATCAGTATCTGTCGGCGTTGCAGATAAACGTAGGTTGTGACAATGAAATTTTCAAAGTAGCGCTGCCTCTGCTGGAGGTAGATGAATAA
- a CDS encoding LytR/AlgR family response regulator transcription factor, translating into MEVLIIEDEAPAAERLAEMLRQYSAEIRLLAILPSVKEAVSWFSDHRQPDLILMDIHLSDGLCFDIFKQVQVKCPVIFCTAYDQYVMDTFQVHSIDYLLKPVQYQKLEKSLQKMEAIASQMKPAGNDPQFSELINIIRNSQNQYKSRFMVKTGNRIKAVKISDIAYLISRNKVTMLVTREKQQYPLDYTLDELMTMLDPAVFFHVSRSLIIHIDSVKEVHPYFKGRLKLLLTPEHDEEVVISSQKTPLFKAWLDH; encoded by the coding sequence ATGGAAGTATTGATCATTGAAGACGAAGCACCTGCAGCGGAAAGGCTGGCGGAGATGTTACGGCAGTACAGTGCGGAGATCCGCCTCCTGGCGATCCTGCCTTCGGTAAAGGAGGCGGTTAGCTGGTTTTCGGATCACCGGCAGCCCGACCTGATATTGATGGACATTCATTTATCGGATGGTTTGTGTTTCGATATTTTCAAGCAGGTACAGGTAAAGTGCCCGGTTATTTTCTGCACCGCCTATGATCAATATGTGATGGATACTTTCCAGGTGCACAGTATAGATTACCTGTTAAAGCCGGTGCAATACCAGAAGCTTGAAAAGAGTCTTCAGAAAATGGAGGCGATAGCTTCGCAGATGAAGCCGGCAGGCAACGATCCCCAGTTCAGCGAGTTGATCAATATCATCCGCAACAGCCAGAACCAGTATAAGTCGCGGTTTATGGTAAAAACCGGCAATCGTATCAAGGCTGTGAAGATAAGCGATATCGCTTATCTGATTTCGCGCAACAAGGTTACGATGCTGGTGACCCGGGAGAAGCAGCAATACCCGCTCGATTATACCTTAGACGAACTCATGACGATGCTTGATCCTGCAGTGTTCTTTCATGTAAGCCGGAGTCTTATCATACATATAGATTCCGTAAAGGAGGTGCATCCATATTTCAAAGGGCGGCTGAAGTTATTACTGACACCTGAGCACGATGAAGAGGTAGTGATCAGCAGCCAGAAGACGCCTCTTTTTAAAGCATGGCTCGATCATTAG